Proteins found in one Panicum hallii strain FIL2 chromosome 4, PHallii_v3.1, whole genome shotgun sequence genomic segment:
- the LOC112890524 gene encoding coiled-coil domain-containing protein 8 homolog, which yields MGPEPEATTPPRPEAAPQEEGTRPAATTEASATEPGIEVGPSPAKLAAEGTAATAEAAAPEAVEVVEVAAPEAAEVAAPEATEAAAPEAAETAAPEVAEVASSAAPLAEEEEPEWEKLEAERLRLSDWEVRLGDRINSVSARYAEERAKLAQGRELLQEELEQARVREAAALQREKEARRRETEALDGLITMEEMKQAVADRDRVARELAAQARKASAAIEAEKSALADLAAAAAKKEEWLAAREAEEVARLQEELQKREEAL from the exons ATGGGCCCGGAGCCGGaggccaccacaccgccgcgacccgaagctgccccccaggaggagggcACCAGGCCCGCTGCGACGACCGAGGCATCGGCAACAGAGCCGGGCATCGAGGTCGGGCCCTCTCCAGCTAAGCTAGCAGCAGAGGGGACCGCTGCCACGGCAGAGGCTGCAGCGCCAGAGGcagtggaggtggtggaggtcgcggcgccagaggcagcggaggtggctGCACCGGAggcgacagaggcggcggcaccggaggcagcaGAGACAGCGGCACCGGAGGTCGCTGAAGTTGCCAGCAGCGCCGCCCCActggcagaggaggaggaaccggag tgggagaagctggaggccgaGCGCCTCcgactctccgactgggaggtccgcctgggcGACCGCATCAACtccgtctccgcccgctacgccgaggagcgcgccaagctcgcgCAGGGGCGCGAGCTTctgcaggaggagctggagcaagcTCGCgtccgggaggcggcggcgctccaacGGGAGAAAGAGGCCAGGCGGCGGGAAACGGAAGCCCTTGATGGGCTGATCACCATGGAGGAGATGAAGCAGGCGGTGGCAGATAGGGATCGGGtcgcccgggagctggcggcCCAGGCCAGGAAGGCATCAGCTGCGATCGAGGCGGAGAAGTCCGCCCTCGCAgatttggcggcggcggcagcaaagaaagaagaatggCTGGCCGCCcgtgaagcagaggaggtggcccggctccaGGAGGAGCTCCAGAaacgggaagaggcc CTTTAA
- the LOC112889728 gene encoding protein DETOXIFICATION 16-like, translated as MEKQASQLDEALLPQKLAAASESSAAPPVGEEVKRQLRLAVPLVAGSLLQNLIQMVSVMFVGHLGELPLAGASMASSFAAVTGFSLLLGMASALDTLCGQAFGAGQYHLLGIYMQRAMLLLTLASVPLAVAWFYTGRILLLFGQDPAIAAEAGAFARWMIPALFAYGPLQCHVRFLQTQNVVVPVMAAAGATAACHLAVCWALVSGLGMGSRGAALGSAVSYWVNVAVLAVYVRVSPRCTKTWTGFSTEAFRDALGFLRLAVPSALMVCLEWWSFELLVLLSGLLPNPQLETSVLSITLNTANCLFMVPYGLGAAISTRVSNELGAGRPRAARLAVRVVMFLAVSEGLVTGSVLVCVRYIWGRAYSDEEEVVRYVARMMLILALSNFFDGIQCVLSGVARGCGWQKIGAWVNLGAFYIVGVPAAYIIAFVLRAGGMGLWTGIICGIVVQVLLLVLITLRTDWQKEATKAKSRVFDSSLPTDLVAT; from the exons ATGGAGAAGCAGGCGAGCCAGCTCGATGAGGCACTCCTCCCGCAGAAGCTAGCAGCAGCTTCGGAGAGCTCGGCGGCCCCGCCCGTGGGGGAGGAGGTGAAGAGGCAGCTGCGGCTTGCCGTGCCGCTGGTCGCCGGCAGCCTGCTGCAGAACCTCATCCAGATGGTGTCCGTGATGTTCGTGGGGCACCTCGGCGAGCTGCCCCTCGCCGGCGCCTCCATGGCCAGCTCCTTCGCCGCCGTCACCGGATTCAGCCTCTTG CTGGGCATGGCCAGCGCCCTGGACACCCTGTGCGGCCAGGCGTTCGGCGCCGGGCAGTACCACCTCCTGGGCATCTACATGCAGCGCGCCATGCTTCTCCTCACCCTCGCTAGCGTCCCCCTCGCCGTCGCCTGGTTCTACACCGGCCGGATCCTCCTCCTGTTCGGCCAGGACCCCGCCATCGCAGCGGAGGCTGGCGCCTTCGCGCGGTGGATGATCCCGGCGCTCTTCGCCTACGGCCCGCTGCAGTGCCACGTCCGGTTCCTGCAGACGCAGAACGTCGTGGTGCCCGTGatggcggccgccggcgccaccgCGGCGTGCCACCTGGCCGTGTGCTGGGCGCTGGTCTCCGGCCTCGGCAtggggagcaggggcgccgcACTCGGCAGCGCCGTCTCCTACTGGGTCAACGTCGCCGTGCTGGCCGTCTACGTCAGGGTGTCGCCTCGCTGCACCAAGACCTGGACGGGGTTCTCCACGGAGGCGTTCCGCGACGCCCTCGGGTTCCTCAGGCTCGCCGTGCCGTCCGCTCTCATGGTCTG CTTGGAGTGGTGGTCCTTTGAGCTGCTCGTGCTCCTGTCAGGCCTTCTTCCGAACCCCCAGCTGGAGACATCCGTCCTCTCGATCAC GCTCAACACCGCCAACTGCTTGTTCATGGTCCCCTACGGCCTCGGCGCCGCAATAAG CACCCGTGTCTCGAACGAGCTCGGCGCGGGGCGGCCGCGGGCTGCCCGCCTCGCCGTGCGCGTCGTCATGTTCCTGGCCGTCTCGGAAGGGCTCGTGACGGGGTCGGTGCTGGTCTGCGTGCGCTACATCTGGGGCCGCGCCTACAGCGACGAGGAGGAGGTTGTGAGATACGTGGCGAGGATGATGCTGATCCTTGCACTGTCCAACTTCTTCGATGGAATTCAGTGCGTTCTTTCAG GTGTGGCTCGAGGCTGTGGGTGGCAGAAGATCGGCGCCTGGGTCAACCTCGGCGCGTTCTACATCGTCGGCGTCCCAGCAGCATACATCATAGCCTTCGTCCTTCGCGCCGGCGGAATG GGCCTTTGGACCGGGATCATTTGCGGCATTGTGGTGCAAGTCCTGCTGCTCGTGCTCATCACGTTGCGCACTGACTGGCAGAAAGAG GCGACCAAGGCGAAGAGCAGAGTGTTCGACTCTTCTCTTCCGACAGATCTCGTCGCAACATGA